Proteins encoded within one genomic window of Candidatus Brevundimonas colombiensis:
- a CDS encoding alpha/beta hydrolase fold domain-containing protein — translation MTLRTHVVDFAPPQQAAVRRIDAALARAPRLRTDGWRIDAGQRLSLWLDAAAGRVTTPRLKKRGVTVEIVQTDGDHPVPLRILHPAGAPRAVILDIHGGGWVLGSAGLNDRLNAHLAHHGFCVVSVDYRLLSERRQVYIDAAIADCLAAAYWTVTHVDRLGAATLFIAGESAGAHLAALTAVALRDKGLIDLVKGCVFTYGVFDLSGTESVRSAGPETLLFNGPTMRADLARLAPDRDEAGLRQPDVSPLYADLTGLPPALFLAGEYDPLFEDSLLMATRWGEASDADLIRVPEVPHGFLHFGGPAARGARRAIRTWLDARL, via the coding sequence ATGACCCTGCGCACCCACGTCGTTGATTTCGCTCCGCCTCAACAGGCGGCCGTGCGTCGCATCGACGCCGCCCTGGCCCGCGCGCCGCGTCTGCGGACCGACGGCTGGCGGATCGATGCGGGCCAGCGGTTGTCGCTGTGGCTGGATGCGGCGGCCGGGCGCGTCACCACGCCCCGCCTGAAGAAGCGCGGCGTGACGGTGGAGATCGTCCAGACCGACGGCGACCATCCGGTTCCCTTACGCATCCTGCATCCGGCGGGCGCGCCGCGCGCCGTCATCCTGGACATTCACGGCGGCGGCTGGGTGCTGGGCAGCGCCGGGCTGAACGACCGGCTGAACGCCCATCTGGCGCATCACGGCTTTTGTGTCGTCTCGGTCGATTATCGCCTGCTGTCCGAGCGTCGGCAGGTCTATATCGACGCCGCCATCGCCGACTGCCTGGCCGCCGCCTACTGGACCGTGACCCATGTCGACCGCCTGGGCGCCGCGACCCTGTTCATCGCGGGCGAATCCGCGGGGGCGCATCTGGCGGCCCTGACCGCCGTGGCCCTGCGCGACAAGGGGCTGATCGATCTGGTCAAGGGCTGCGTCTTCACCTACGGCGTCTTCGACCTGTCGGGGACCGAAAGCGTGCGTTCCGCAGGGCCTGAGACCCTGCTGTTCAACGGCCCGACGATGCGGGCCGACCTGGCCCGCCTGGCCCCCGACCGCGACGAGGCGGGCCTGCGCCAGCCCGACGTCTCGCCCCTGTACGCCGACCTGACCGGCCTGCCGCCCGCCCTGTTCCTGGCCGGCGAATACGACCCCCTGTTCGAGGACAGCCTGTTGATGGCGACGCGCTGGGGCGAGGCGTCCGACGCCGACCTGATCCGCGTGCCCGAGGTCCCGCACGGCTTCCTGCACTTCGGCGGTCCCGCCGCCCGCGGCGCCCGGCGCGCCATCCGCACCTGGCTGGACGCCAGGCTCTAA
- a CDS encoding PAS domain S-box protein, whose product MSITVSEGESIAFNRAQLVQMFAHAPGFMALLVGPQHRFELTNPNYQTLIGHRSVTGCALADVLKDAVDQGYLELLDTVYRTGEAHRAESALYAVQAAPDGPIEDRYVDFVFQPMKTAEGQVWGVFVQGVDVTDRLRADQALALSEQRYGALFAAMATGFCVIEMKFDEADRPVDYKIVEGNTAFEEMTGLVDPYGKWVSDTAPGLEQHWFDLYGGVARTGQPVRFENPADIFGRWYDVQALRIGEPGAWQVAILFNNITERKQSEARQAALLELNDAIRDLTDAGEIAQASARVLAQSMGVSRAGYGVVDTVAETITIERDFNQPGVDSIAGTLAFREHGSYIEDIKRGETVAIADVTLDPRTAATADVLKQIGAGSFVNMPLMEQGRVVAMVFVNHATPRHYSDDDLRLMRDVAERVRMATERARSEAALRDSEAQFRVFAQATPNQIWAADVEGMLYWFNPQVYAYTGLSEADLNGEATWALIVHPEEQARTEDGWWRAVANGEIYEDEFRLRRSDGVYRTFKVRADPVHDEEGRITRWVGANTDIEDLRRQSVELERFNETLEDQVAERTNALMQAEEALRQSQKMEAVGQLTGGIAHDFNNLLAGISGSLEIIGSRIAQGRFNDVERFSAAAQGAARRAAALTHRLLAFSRRQTLDPKPTDPNRLIRGMEDLIRRTTGPGVHLEVVAGTGLWPVLIDANQLENAVLNLCINARDAMPDGGRLTIETGNRWIDPRVARAQDLEPGQYVSVCVSDTGGGMSPDVAARAFEPFFTTKPMGEGTGLGLSMIYGFVRQSGGQVRIYSERDEGTMVCLYLPRHLGAVEDEPTPTVTDTPRAQAGETVMVVDDEPTVRMLVAEILHELGYQCIEASDGAAGLKLLQSDARIDLLVSDVGLPGGMNGRQMADAARIDRPDLKVLFITGYAENAVVGNGHLDPGMHVMTKPFAMEALGTRIRELIES is encoded by the coding sequence TTGTCCATCACGGTCTCTGAAGGCGAATCCATCGCCTTTAATCGCGCACAACTGGTGCAGATGTTCGCCCACGCGCCGGGGTTCATGGCCCTGCTGGTCGGGCCGCAGCATCGGTTCGAGCTGACCAATCCCAACTACCAGACGCTGATCGGCCATCGGTCGGTGACGGGCTGCGCCCTGGCCGATGTGCTGAAGGATGCGGTGGACCAAGGCTATCTGGAGCTGCTGGACACCGTCTATCGCACGGGCGAGGCGCACCGCGCCGAAAGCGCGCTCTACGCCGTGCAGGCGGCGCCGGACGGGCCGATAGAGGACCGCTACGTCGATTTCGTCTTCCAGCCGATGAAGACGGCGGAAGGTCAGGTCTGGGGCGTTTTCGTCCAGGGCGTCGATGTCACCGACCGCCTCAGGGCGGACCAGGCCCTGGCGCTGAGCGAGCAGCGCTACGGCGCCCTGTTCGCCGCCATGGCGACGGGTTTCTGCGTCATCGAGATGAAGTTCGACGAGGCGGACCGGCCTGTCGACTACAAGATCGTCGAGGGCAACACGGCCTTCGAAGAGATGACCGGCCTGGTCGATCCCTACGGCAAATGGGTCAGCGACACCGCGCCGGGGCTGGAGCAGCACTGGTTCGATCTGTACGGCGGCGTGGCGCGCACGGGCCAGCCGGTGCGGTTCGAGAATCCGGCCGACATCTTCGGACGCTGGTACGACGTCCAGGCGCTGCGGATCGGGGAGCCGGGCGCCTGGCAGGTCGCCATCCTGTTCAACAACATCACCGAGCGCAAGCAGAGCGAGGCGCGACAGGCCGCCCTGCTGGAGCTGAACGACGCCATCCGCGACCTGACCGACGCCGGCGAGATCGCCCAGGCCTCGGCGCGTGTCCTGGCCCAGTCCATGGGCGTCAGCCGTGCGGGCTATGGCGTGGTCGATACGGTCGCCGAGACCATCACCATAGAGCGCGACTTCAACCAGCCGGGGGTCGACAGCATCGCCGGCACCCTGGCCTTCCGCGAACACGGCTCCTACATCGAGGACATCAAGCGCGGCGAGACGGTCGCCATCGCCGACGTGACCCTGGACCCCCGCACGGCCGCGACCGCCGATGTGCTGAAGCAGATCGGCGCCGGCTCCTTTGTCAACATGCCTCTGATGGAGCAGGGCCGGGTCGTGGCCATGGTGTTCGTCAACCACGCGACGCCGCGCCATTACAGCGACGATGATCTGCGGCTGATGCGCGACGTGGCCGAGCGGGTGCGGATGGCCACCGAGCGCGCGCGCAGCGAAGCGGCCCTGCGCGACAGCGAGGCCCAGTTCCGCGTCTTCGCCCAGGCCACGCCGAACCAGATCTGGGCCGCCGACGTGGAGGGGATGCTGTATTGGTTCAATCCCCAGGTCTATGCCTATACCGGCCTTTCGGAAGCCGATCTGAACGGAGAGGCCACCTGGGCCCTGATCGTCCATCCCGAAGAACAGGCCCGAACCGAAGATGGCTGGTGGCGCGCCGTGGCCAACGGCGAAATCTATGAGGACGAGTTCCGTCTGCGTCGCAGCGACGGCGTCTATCGCACCTTCAAGGTGCGGGCCGATCCGGTGCACGACGAGGAGGGCCGGATCACGCGCTGGGTCGGCGCCAACACCGATATCGAGGACCTGCGCCGCCAGTCGGTCGAGCTGGAGCGGTTCAACGAGACGCTGGAAGACCAGGTCGCCGAGCGCACCAACGCCCTGATGCAGGCCGAGGAGGCGTTGCGCCAAAGCCAGAAGATGGAGGCGGTCGGGCAACTGACCGGCGGCATCGCCCACGACTTCAACAATCTGCTGGCGGGGATATCCGGCAGTCTGGAGATCATCGGCTCGCGCATCGCCCAGGGCCGGTTCAACGACGTGGAGCGGTTCTCGGCGGCGGCGCAGGGGGCGGCCCGGCGCGCGGCGGCCCTGACGCACCGGCTGCTGGCCTTTTCGCGACGCCAGACCCTGGACCCCAAGCCGACCGACCCCAATCGCCTGATCCGGGGAATGGAGGACCTGATCCGTCGCACCACCGGGCCGGGCGTCCATCTGGAGGTCGTGGCCGGGACGGGGCTGTGGCCCGTTCTGATCGATGCGAACCAGCTGGAAAACGCGGTGTTGAACCTGTGCATCAACGCCCGGGACGCCATGCCGGACGGCGGGCGGCTGACCATCGAGACCGGCAATCGCTGGATCGATCCGCGCGTCGCGCGGGCCCAGGACCTGGAGCCGGGGCAATATGTCTCCGTCTGCGTCAGCGACACCGGCGGCGGCATGTCGCCGGACGTGGCGGCCCGCGCGTTCGAACCCTTCTTCACCACCAAGCCGATGGGCGAGGGCACGGGGCTGGGCCTGTCGATGATCTATGGCTTCGTGCGCCAGTCGGGCGGGCAGGTGCGGATCTATTCCGAGCGGGACGAGGGGACGATGGTGTGCCTGTATCTGCCGCGCCATCTCGGCGCGGTGGAGGACGAACCGACGCCCACGGTGACCGACACCCCCCGCGCCCAGGCCGGCGAGACGGTGATGGTGGTGGACGACGAGCCGACGGTGCGGATGCTGGTCGCCGAAATCCTGCACGAACTGGGCTATCAGTGCATTGAGGCGTCGGACGGGGCGGCGGGGCTGAAGCTGCTGCAATCCGATGCGCGCATCGACCTTCTGGTGTCGGACGTGGGCCTGCCGGGCGGGATGAACGGGCGACAGATGGCCGATGCGGCGCGGATCGACCGGCCGGACCTGAAGGTCTTGTTCATCACCGGCTACGCCGAGAACGCGGTGGTCGGCAACGGCCATCTGGACCCCGGCATGCACGTCATGACCAAGCCCTTCGCCATGGAGGCCCTGGGCACGCGCATTCGCGAACTGATCGAGAGCTGA
- a CDS encoding energy transducer TonB → MRAVLIGLGLTLTLTTSPALAATSGQALEPLRVSPVRDGRLFVAEPSSLLQVPSTEIACGGQPIQPLYADDLAVGAVRSAAHERPAVVLTFSVDAQGRTRDIRPAPDGPSNPTGPIIIPQLNPAEAEQAALAAWRFQAAPRADCRATIRYSTKPLEAATTDDLLRYFAVTRTRGALRDIVARRLGGPGADCGSDGRGGRAARTISVPDFKIGRRPPPGGRSWTVVRWNVNAAGRATGVETLGSSGDIDLDREARRAVADTVLRPGAPLTGCVFNFNRIGDTLPAPDMPAPDQDPQQVCPADISDRLRLTVAPERFPAAFAKRRIEGWALIRFDLATWGQTGALEVIDAQPAATFGEDGRRMIGSARAEAAPTAAVRCVVPIRYLLPVAASGPEATRDDVATD, encoded by the coding sequence ATGCGCGCAGTCCTGATCGGTCTCGGCCTGACCCTGACCCTGACCACATCTCCCGCCCTGGCGGCGACCTCGGGGCAGGCGCTGGAGCCGCTGCGGGTGTCGCCCGTCCGCGACGGGCGTCTTTTCGTGGCCGAGCCGTCGTCGCTGCTGCAGGTTCCCTCGACCGAAATCGCCTGCGGCGGCCAACCGATCCAACCCCTCTACGCCGACGATCTGGCCGTCGGCGCCGTCCGCAGCGCCGCCCACGAAAGGCCAGCCGTCGTCCTGACCTTCTCGGTGGACGCACAGGGCCGCACCCGCGACATTCGGCCGGCGCCGGATGGGCCGTCCAATCCGACCGGCCCGATCATCATTCCCCAGCTCAATCCCGCAGAAGCGGAACAGGCCGCCCTGGCCGCCTGGCGTTTCCAGGCCGCGCCGCGCGCCGACTGCCGCGCCACGATCCGCTATTCCACCAAGCCGCTGGAGGCGGCGACCACCGACGATCTTCTGCGCTATTTCGCCGTCACCCGCACGCGCGGCGCCCTGCGCGATATCGTCGCCAGGCGCCTGGGCGGCCCCGGCGCCGATTGCGGCAGCGACGGTCGCGGCGGCCGCGCCGCGCGCACGATCAGCGTGCCCGACTTCAAGATCGGCCGTCGTCCGCCGCCGGGCGGCCGCTCCTGGACCGTGGTGCGTTGGAACGTGAACGCCGCGGGGCGGGCCACGGGGGTCGAGACCCTGGGATCTTCGGGCGACATTGATCTGGACCGCGAGGCCCGGCGCGCCGTCGCCGATACGGTTCTGCGCCCGGGCGCGCCCCTGACCGGATGCGTCTTCAACTTCAACCGCATCGGCGACACCCTGCCGGCGCCGGACATGCCCGCGCCCGATCAGGACCCGCAGCAGGTCTGTCCGGCGGACATTTCGGACCGTCTGCGGCTGACCGTCGCGCCGGAGCGGTTTCCGGCGGCCTTCGCCAAACGCCGTATCGAAGGTTGGGCCCTGATCCGGTTCGACCTGGCGACCTGGGGCCAGACGGGCGCCCTGGAGGTGATCGACGCCCAGCCCGCCGCGACCTTCGGCGAGGACGGCCGCCGCATGATCGGCTCGGCGCGCGCCGAGGCGGCGCCGACCGCGGCGGTCCGCTGCGTCGTTCCCATCCGCTACCTGTTGCCCGTCGCCGCCTCCGGGCCCGAGGCGACCCGAGACGACGTCGCGACCGACTGA
- a CDS encoding ABC transporter substrate-binding protein — translation MSLSGNRFLTRRRALIAGAAAVGVAGVGLRACGRSEAPVDEQGRVRLRFALDWRAQADHGGFYQALATGAYEKRGLNVQIVQGGPAVNVPQLLASGAVELGMASNSFTPMNLVASGAPVRAVAAFFQKDPQILMAHPDAALHTIADLAERPFLVAQAGIETFWVWLKATYGFTDAQLRPYAYDPAAFIANARAVQQGFLTSDPYTIEQAADFEPKVFLLADEGYPSYGAIVLAPNAFARDNAAALRSFIAGSAEGWRDYIRGDASAGDALIRRDNPDMTQDQLDQARDRLRDKAVVDGGDAALYGLGALTAERWQAFFEATSKAGVYEANLNWRDAFTDNYLPGRG, via the coding sequence ATGAGCTTATCGGGGAATCGGTTCCTGACCCGTCGCCGCGCCCTGATCGCGGGGGCTGCGGCCGTGGGGGTTGCGGGGGTGGGATTGCGCGCCTGCGGCCGGTCCGAGGCGCCGGTGGACGAACAGGGCCGGGTGCGGCTGCGTTTCGCCCTGGACTGGCGGGCCCAGGCCGATCACGGCGGCTTCTATCAGGCCCTGGCGACCGGCGCCTATGAGAAGCGGGGCCTGAACGTCCAGATCGTCCAGGGCGGTCCTGCGGTGAATGTGCCGCAGCTTCTGGCCTCGGGCGCGGTGGAGCTGGGCATGGCGTCCAACAGCTTCACCCCCATGAATCTGGTCGCGTCCGGCGCGCCGGTCCGGGCCGTCGCCGCCTTCTTCCAGAAGGATCCGCAGATCCTGATGGCCCATCCCGACGCCGCGCTTCACACCATCGCCGACCTGGCCGAACGTCCCTTCCTGGTGGCCCAGGCGGGGATCGAGACCTTCTGGGTCTGGCTGAAGGCGACCTATGGCTTCACCGACGCCCAGTTGCGGCCCTACGCCTACGACCCCGCCGCTTTCATCGCCAATGCCCGGGCGGTGCAGCAGGGTTTTCTGACCAGCGATCCCTATACGATCGAACAGGCGGCCGATTTCGAGCCGAAGGTCTTTCTGTTGGCGGACGAGGGCTATCCCTCCTACGGCGCCATCGTCCTGGCCCCCAACGCCTTCGCGCGCGACAATGCGGCGGCGCTCCGAAGCTTCATCGCCGGCTCGGCCGAGGGCTGGCGCGACTATATCCGGGGCGACGCCTCGGCTGGCGACGCCCTGATCCGCCGCGACAATCCCGACATGACCCAGGACCAGCTGGATCAGGCCCGCGACCGGTTGCGCGACAAGGCTGTGGTCGACGGCGGCGACGCGGCCCTCTACGGCCTGGGCGCCCTGACGGCCGAGCGGTGGCAGGCCTTCTTCGAGGCGACCTCCAAGGCGGGCGTCTACGAGGCGAACCTGAACTGGCGCGACGCCTTCACCGACAACTATCTGCCCGGTCGCGGCTGA
- a CDS encoding DUF2336 domain-containing protein gives MSDTTTVEAAVVSTSRLPELIALAGEESSDKRRLLLRELTNHFFGAPDHSPSETALYGAVLAKLSNEMEQAVRAELAARFAPAANAPHGLIRRLADDELEVAEPVLRGSTVLTEDDLIQVVRQRGQGHLRAVSGRVVVSEAVSDIIVERGDDDTLGALLRNDGARLSRAASETAVERAKANPALHAATVERNSLPVDLLNEMYFVVEARLRHQILEQNARMDPELLEAALAAGRTRVATDDGALPADYAENLAYVDELHAAGQLTPVVLIRFLRSNGRTPFLIALAKLADIDFHTARGIVERKDLDALSVVCKAADMDRAVYLTYAVAVLGSEDNPMGKAAAYGRMYGELTRDAALRTLRFWRMRRTAQAA, from the coding sequence ATGAGCGATACGACCACGGTCGAGGCCGCCGTCGTCTCCACCTCGCGCCTACCCGAACTGATCGCCCTGGCCGGCGAGGAATCCAGCGACAAGCGGCGCCTGCTGCTGCGCGAACTGACCAACCATTTCTTTGGCGCCCCCGACCACAGCCCCAGCGAGACCGCCCTGTACGGCGCGGTCCTGGCCAAACTGTCCAATGAGATGGAGCAGGCCGTCCGCGCCGAGCTGGCCGCCCGTTTCGCCCCCGCCGCCAACGCCCCCCACGGCCTGATCCGGCGTCTGGCCGACGATGAGCTTGAGGTCGCCGAGCCGGTCCTTCGCGGCTCCACCGTCCTGACCGAAGACGATCTGATCCAGGTGGTCCGCCAGCGTGGTCAGGGCCATCTGCGCGCCGTCTCGGGCCGCGTCGTGGTGTCGGAGGCCGTGTCGGACATCATCGTCGAGCGCGGCGACGACGACACCCTGGGCGCCCTGTTGCGCAATGACGGCGCCCGTCTGTCGCGCGCGGCGTCCGAGACCGCTGTGGAACGGGCCAAGGCCAATCCCGCGCTGCACGCCGCCACGGTCGAGCGAAACAGCCTGCCGGTCGATCTGCTGAACGAGATGTATTTCGTCGTCGAGGCCCGACTGCGTCACCAGATTCTGGAGCAGAACGCGCGGATGGACCCCGAACTACTGGAGGCGGCCCTGGCCGCCGGCCGCACCCGGGTCGCCACCGACGACGGGGCCCTGCCGGCCGACTACGCCGAGAATCTGGCCTATGTGGACGAACTGCACGCGGCGGGCCAGCTGACGCCCGTGGTGCTGATCCGTTTCCTGCGCTCCAACGGCCGCACGCCCTTCCTGATCGCCCTGGCCAAGCTGGCGGACATCGACTTCCACACCGCGCGCGGCATTGTCGAGCGCAAGGACCTGGACGCCCTGTCCGTGGTCTGCAAGGCGGCCGACATGGACCGCGCCGTCTATCTGACCTACGCCGTCGCCGTCCTGGGATCAGAGGACAATCCGATGGGCAAGGCCGCCGCCTATGGCCGGATGTACGGCGAACTGACCCGCGACGCGGCGCTGCGCACCCTGCGCTTCTGGCGCATGCGCCGCACGGCCCAGGCGGCCTGA
- a CDS encoding MucR family transcriptional regulator, giving the protein MEDKPELLEMTADIVSAYVGNNTVSAETLPSLIASIHAALSGVSNGPVEAEPEPKEPAVPIRKSIAPDFLICLEDGRKFKSLKRHLRTKYDMSPEEYRAKWGLPKDYPMVAPNYAKARSELAKSMGLGQGGRKPARTPRVKK; this is encoded by the coding sequence ATGGAAGATAAGCCCGAACTGCTCGAGATGACCGCAGACATCGTGTCCGCCTATGTGGGCAACAATACAGTCTCGGCCGAGACCCTGCCGTCGCTTATCGCCAGTATCCACGCCGCCCTGTCGGGCGTTTCCAATGGTCCGGTCGAGGCCGAGCCGGAACCCAAGGAACCGGCGGTGCCGATCCGCAAGTCGATCGCCCCCGACTTCCTGATCTGCCTGGAAGACGGCCGCAAGTTCAAGTCGTTGAAGCGCCACCTGCGCACCAAATACGACATGAGCCCCGAAGAATACCGCGCCAAATGGGGTCTGCCGAAAGACTATCCCATGGTGGCCCCGAACTACGCCAAGGCGCGTTCTGAACTGGCCAAGTCGATGGGCCTGGGTCAGGGCGGCCGCAAGCCCGCCCGCACTCCGCGCGTCAAGAAATAA
- a CDS encoding DUF2336 domain-containing protein, with product MGEQPAMIAQEPGAETPMRARRALLKRLADVVSLPASRINAFERAVTGDLLVEMLRLATREERRRVAARLAPLAELPNSVARILLRDEVEIAGLLIEQCASLSDADIVGCARDAGVDHRLLIAGRRGLSEIVTETLFSFGEMEVMEAVLRNATARLSQVGIEAVVGLSRQSPGLCGLLLKRPELRPSGAYVMFWWCGPEDRRTILQRFAVSREVMQEASEDVFGMAAAEDWGDPVARKALQFIERRQRNRGAIAKSPFDSLEQAVMVAGRDGLTRETASEIAFLSGVKPLTGAKLLGDAGGEPLAILCKATGLSRADLANLWRSMRRPETVADGHIHPDWERVQITYEMLAVDRAQTVLRYWNWSLSSALTPSLLRAIRDGEDDVVDEYSAPERAAMMVLAEDFGR from the coding sequence ATGGGCGAACAACCAGCCATGATCGCGCAAGAGCCTGGGGCGGAAACGCCGATGCGGGCGCGCCGGGCGTTGCTGAAGCGTCTGGCCGATGTGGTGTCTCTGCCCGCCAGCCGGATCAACGCCTTCGAACGCGCGGTGACGGGCGATCTGCTGGTCGAGATGCTGCGTCTGGCCACGCGCGAAGAGCGCCGCCGCGTCGCCGCCCGCCTGGCGCCCCTGGCCGAACTGCCCAACAGCGTGGCGCGCATCCTGCTGCGCGACGAGGTGGAGATCGCCGGCCTTCTGATCGAACAGTGCGCGTCCCTCAGCGATGCGGACATCGTCGGCTGCGCGCGCGACGCCGGCGTCGATCACCGGCTGCTGATCGCGGGCCGCCGGGGCCTGTCGGAGATCGTGACCGAGACCCTGTTCTCCTTCGGCGAGATGGAGGTGATGGAGGCGGTGCTGCGCAACGCCACCGCGCGCCTGTCGCAGGTGGGGATCGAGGCGGTGGTGGGCCTGAGCCGACAGTCGCCGGGCCTGTGCGGCCTCCTGCTGAAACGCCCGGAGCTGAGACCGTCGGGCGCCTATGTCATGTTCTGGTGGTGCGGGCCGGAGGACCGGCGCACCATCCTGCAAAGGTTCGCCGTGTCGCGCGAGGTGATGCAGGAGGCGTCCGAGGACGTGTTCGGCATGGCGGCGGCCGAGGACTGGGGCGATCCCGTCGCGCGCAAGGCCCTGCAGTTCATCGAGCGACGCCAGCGCAATCGCGGCGCCATCGCCAAGAGCCCCTTCGACAGTCTGGAACAGGCGGTCATGGTCGCCGGGCGCGACGGGCTGACGCGCGAGACGGCCTCGGAAATCGCCTTCCTGTCGGGCGTCAAGCCGCTGACGGGCGCCAAGCTGCTGGGCGATGCGGGCGGCGAGCCCCTGGCCATCTTGTGCAAGGCCACGGGCCTGTCGCGCGCCGATCTGGCCAATCTGTGGCGCTCGATGCGCCGGCCCGAGACGGTCGCCGACGGCCACATCCATCCCGATTGGGAGCGGGTGCAGATCACCTATGAAATGCTGGCCGTGGACCGGGCGCAAACGGTGCTGCGTTACTGGAACTGGTCTCTGTCCTCGGCCCTGACGCCCAGTCTGTTGCGCGCCATACGCGACGGGGAGGACGATGTGGTCGACGAATATTCGGCACCCGAACGCGCGGCGATGATGGTCCTGGCCGAAGACTTCGGCCGCTGA
- the cysK gene encoding cysteine synthase A produces the protein MSDFSYDASRHLKTGRGKVYDSIIDTLGDTPIVRLPRLSAEYGAKATVLAKLEFFNPIASVKDRIGVAMVEALEQAGKINADTVLVEPTSGNTGIALAFVAAAKGLKLILCMPESMSIERRKMLALLGAQLELTPAEKGMKGAIARAQELLETTPNAVSPSQFENLANPAIHRVTTAEEIWNDTDGAVDIVVAGVGTGGTISGVGQALKAKKASVQMIAVEPEASPVLSGGQPGPHKIQGIGAGFTPAIYDASVVDGVEQVSNDDSFDMARKAARVEGIPVGISSGAALSVAFRLAARQENAGKTIVVIIPSFAERYLSTALFEGL, from the coding sequence ATGTCCGACTTCAGCTACGACGCCTCCCGCCACCTGAAGACGGGTCGGGGCAAGGTCTATGACTCGATCATCGACACCCTGGGCGACACGCCCATCGTGCGTCTGCCGCGCCTGTCGGCGGAATACGGGGCCAAGGCGACCGTCCTGGCCAAGCTGGAGTTCTTCAACCCCATCGCCTCGGTCAAGGACCGGATCGGCGTGGCCATGGTCGAGGCGCTGGAGCAGGCGGGCAAGATCAATGCGGACACGGTTCTGGTCGAACCGACCAGCGGCAACACCGGCATCGCCCTGGCCTTCGTCGCCGCCGCCAAGGGGCTGAAGCTGATCCTGTGCATGCCCGAAAGCATGTCGATCGAACGCCGCAAGATGCTGGCTCTGCTGGGCGCGCAGCTGGAGTTGACCCCGGCCGAAAAGGGCATGAAGGGCGCCATCGCCCGCGCCCAGGAGCTGCTGGAGACGACGCCGAACGCCGTCAGCCCCTCGCAGTTCGAGAACCTGGCCAACCCCGCCATCCACCGGGTCACCACGGCCGAGGAGATCTGGAACGACACCGACGGAGCGGTGGACATCGTCGTCGCGGGCGTCGGCACCGGCGGCACCATCTCCGGCGTCGGCCAGGCGCTGAAGGCAAAGAAAGCGTCCGTCCAGATGATCGCGGTGGAGCCGGAGGCGTCGCCGGTGCTGTCGGGCGGCCAGCCGGGACCGCACAAGATCCAGGGCATCGGCGCGGGCTTCACGCCCGCCATCTATGACGCCTCGGTCGTGGACGGGGTGGAGCAGGTGTCCAACGACGACAGTTTCGACATGGCCAGAAAGGCCGCGCGCGTCGAAGGCATTCCGGTCGGCATCAGCTCGGGCGCCGCCCTGAGCGTCGCCTTCCGTCTGGCGGCGCGCCAAGAGAATGCGGGCAAGACCATCGTGGTCATCATCCCCTCCTTCGCCGAACGCTATCTGTCGACCGCATTGTTCGAGGGCTTGTAG
- a CDS encoding Lrp/AsnC family transcriptional regulator, which translates to MTNFVTLDAFDHSLLDRVRRNNQEPARVTAEAVGLSESAVLRRLRRLRAEGVIVRDVAMIDPARIEPRIVLHVQVEMNTQERKVMDAFQRAMKASPEVQGCWDVTGETDYLLTVAVRSMQDYEAFGIRELVPEKGVRGYKSMIVIREVVGFDPARAVLGR; encoded by the coding sequence ATGACGAATTTCGTCACGCTGGATGCGTTCGATCACAGTCTGCTGGATCGGGTGCGTCGCAACAATCAGGAACCGGCGCGGGTCACGGCCGAAGCGGTCGGCCTGTCGGAATCGGCGGTCCTGCGTCGGCTGAGGCGGCTGCGGGCCGAGGGGGTGATCGTACGCGACGTGGCCATGATCGACCCGGCGCGGATCGAGCCGCGCATCGTCCTGCATGTCCAGGTCGAGATGAACACCCAGGAACGCAAGGTGATGGACGCCTTCCAGCGGGCCATGAAGGCCAGCCCGGAGGTTCAGGGCTGCTGGGACGTGACGGGCGAAACCGACTATCTGCTGACTGTCGCCGTCCGCTCCATGCAGGATTACGAGGCGTTCGGCATTCGCGAGCTGGTCCCCGAAAAGGGCGTGCGCGGCTACAAGAGCATGATCGTGATCCGCGAGGTGGTCGGGTTCGACCCGGCGCGGGCTGTGCTGGGGCGTTAG